In Canis lupus familiaris isolate Mischka breed German Shepherd chromosome 24, alternate assembly UU_Cfam_GSD_1.0, whole genome shotgun sequence, a single genomic region encodes these proteins:
- the LOC609513 gene encoding signal-regulatory protein beta-2-like isoform X3 has product MPVLASQTCPLLPSLLLTLLLRFTGTSDQEFQVTQPESSISVRAGEILTLGCNVSARSPAGPVLWFRENGQERRLIYNFNGSQFPRVTQVEDTEFNQTDYSIRISNVSPKDVGTYYCVKLTIGHPDMSYVSGSGTYVSVNGTTHEIFQVQQSEMTQTVSIGETVTLSCSVPDSFPKGPVLWFKGSGPSRELIYNFKEGLFPRVKEIGHITKAGNTDFSIRISDISLADAGTYYCVKFKEGKPDREFQSGPGTEEQAIILPQVIQRAIL; this is encoded by the exons ATGCCTGTACTTGCCTCCCAAACCTGCCCACTTCTGCCATCCCTGCTGCTGACTCTGCTGCTGAGATTCACAG GAACTTCAGATCAAGAGTTCCAGGTGACCCAGCCTGAGAGTTCAATTTCAGTCAGAGCTGGAGAGATCTTAACACTGGGCTGCAACGTGTCTGCTCGCTCCCCAGCAGGGCCTGTCTTGTGGTTCAGGGAGAATGGGCAAGAACGACGATTAATCTACAATTTCAATGGAAGCCAATTTCCCCGAGTAACCCAAGTAGAAGACACAGAGTTCAACCAAACAGACTATTCCATCCGCATCAGTAATGTGTCACCCAAAGATGTGGGCACCTATTACTGTGTGAAGCTAACAATAGGCCATCCTGACATGTCGTATGTATCAGGTTCAGGCACCTATGTGTCTGTGAATG GAACCACACATGAGATATTCCAGGTGCAACAATCTGAGATGACACAGACTGTATCAATTGGAGAGACAGTCACCTTGAGTTGCAGTGTACCAGATTCATTCCCAAAAGGACCTGTCTTATGGTTCAAGGGATCTGGGCCAAGCCGGGAATTAATCTACAATTTCAAAGAAGGTCTCTTTCCCAGAGTAAAAGAAATTGGACACATCACCAAAGCTGGCAACACAGACTTTTCCATCCGCATCAGTGATATCTCTCTTGCCGATGCCGGCACTTACTACTGCGTGAAGTTCAAAGAGGGGAAACCTGACAGAGAGTTCCAGTCAGGTCCGGGCACTGAG GAACAAGCAATCATTTTGCCCCAGGTGATCCAGAGAGCCATCTTATGA
- the LOC609513 gene encoding tyrosine-protein phosphatase non-receptor type substrate 1-like isoform X2, with translation MPVLASQTCPLLPSLLLTLLLRFTGTSDQEFQVTQPESSISVRAGEILTLGCNVSARSPAGPVLWFRENGQERRLIYNFNGSQFPRVTQVEDTEFNQTDYSIRISNVSPKDVGTYYCVKLTIGHPDMSYVSGSGTYVSVNGTTHEIFQVQQSEMTQTVSIGETVTLSCSVPDSFPKGPVLWFKGSGPSRELIYNFKEGLFPRVKEIGHITKAGNTDFSIRISDISLADAGTYYCVKFKEGKPDREFQSGTSNHFAPGDPESHLMTMRGTKLRKNLL, from the exons ATGCCTGTACTTGCCTCCCAAACCTGCCCACTTCTGCCATCCCTGCTGCTGACTCTGCTGCTGAGATTCACAG GAACTTCAGATCAAGAGTTCCAGGTGACCCAGCCTGAGAGTTCAATTTCAGTCAGAGCTGGAGAGATCTTAACACTGGGCTGCAACGTGTCTGCTCGCTCCCCAGCAGGGCCTGTCTTGTGGTTCAGGGAGAATGGGCAAGAACGACGATTAATCTACAATTTCAATGGAAGCCAATTTCCCCGAGTAACCCAAGTAGAAGACACAGAGTTCAACCAAACAGACTATTCCATCCGCATCAGTAATGTGTCACCCAAAGATGTGGGCACCTATTACTGTGTGAAGCTAACAATAGGCCATCCTGACATGTCGTATGTATCAGGTTCAGGCACCTATGTGTCTGTGAATG GAACCACACATGAGATATTCCAGGTGCAACAATCTGAGATGACACAGACTGTATCAATTGGAGAGACAGTCACCTTGAGTTGCAGTGTACCAGATTCATTCCCAAAAGGACCTGTCTTATGGTTCAAGGGATCTGGGCCAAGCCGGGAATTAATCTACAATTTCAAAGAAGGTCTCTTTCCCAGAGTAAAAGAAATTGGACACATCACCAAAGCTGGCAACACAGACTTTTCCATCCGCATCAGTGATATCTCTCTTGCCGATGCCGGCACTTACTACTGCGTGAAGTTCAAAGAGGGGAAACCTGACAGAGAGTTCCAGTCAG GAACAAGCAATCATTTTGCCCCAGGTGATCCAGAGAGCCATCTTATGACCATGAGGGGAACCAAGTTGAGGAAAAATCTACTCTAG
- the LOC609513 gene encoding tyrosine-protein phosphatase non-receptor type substrate 1-like isoform X1, which yields MPVLASQTCPLLPSLLLTLLLRFTGTSDQEFQVTQPESSISVRAGEILTLGCNVSARSPAGPVLWFRENGQERRLIYNFNGSQFPRVTQVEDTEFNQTDYSIRISNVSPKDVGTYYCVKLTIGHPDMSYVSGSGTYVSVNGTTHEIFQVQQSEMTQTVSIGETVTLSCSVPDSFPKGPVLWFKGSGPSRELIYNFKEGLFPRVKEIGHITKAGNTDFSIRISDISLADAGTYYCVKFKEGKPDREFQSGPGTEVFVTRTSNHFAPGDPESHLMTMRGTKLRKNLL from the exons ATGCCTGTACTTGCCTCCCAAACCTGCCCACTTCTGCCATCCCTGCTGCTGACTCTGCTGCTGAGATTCACAG GAACTTCAGATCAAGAGTTCCAGGTGACCCAGCCTGAGAGTTCAATTTCAGTCAGAGCTGGAGAGATCTTAACACTGGGCTGCAACGTGTCTGCTCGCTCCCCAGCAGGGCCTGTCTTGTGGTTCAGGGAGAATGGGCAAGAACGACGATTAATCTACAATTTCAATGGAAGCCAATTTCCCCGAGTAACCCAAGTAGAAGACACAGAGTTCAACCAAACAGACTATTCCATCCGCATCAGTAATGTGTCACCCAAAGATGTGGGCACCTATTACTGTGTGAAGCTAACAATAGGCCATCCTGACATGTCGTATGTATCAGGTTCAGGCACCTATGTGTCTGTGAATG GAACCACACATGAGATATTCCAGGTGCAACAATCTGAGATGACACAGACTGTATCAATTGGAGAGACAGTCACCTTGAGTTGCAGTGTACCAGATTCATTCCCAAAAGGACCTGTCTTATGGTTCAAGGGATCTGGGCCAAGCCGGGAATTAATCTACAATTTCAAAGAAGGTCTCTTTCCCAGAGTAAAAGAAATTGGACACATCACCAAAGCTGGCAACACAGACTTTTCCATCCGCATCAGTGATATCTCTCTTGCCGATGCCGGCACTTACTACTGCGTGAAGTTCAAAGAGGGGAAACCTGACAGAGAGTTCCAGTCAGGTCCGGGCACTGAGGTGTTTGTGACTA GAACAAGCAATCATTTTGCCCCAGGTGATCCAGAGAGCCATCTTATGACCATGAGGGGAACCAAGTTGAGGAAAAATCTACTCTAG